Proteins found in one Takifugu rubripes chromosome 17, fTakRub1.2, whole genome shotgun sequence genomic segment:
- the LOC101073239 gene encoding fatty acid-binding protein, intestinal-like: protein MTFNGTWKVERNDNYDKFMEQMGINLVKRKLAAHDNLKMTIEQSGDTFHVKEHSNFRNLDIDFTLGVTFEYSLADGTDVSGSWTIEGDMMKGVFVRKDNGKQLTTTRVVQGDELIQSYSYDGVDAKRIFKRS from the exons ATGACTTTCAACGGAACCTGGAAAGTGGAACGCAATGACAACTACGACAAATTCATGGAACAAATGG GAATTAACTTGGTCAAGAGGAAGCTGGCCGCTCACGACAACCTGAAGATGACCATCGAGCAGAGCGGAGACACCTTTCACGTCAAGGAGCACAGCAATTTCCGCAACCTGGACATAGACTTCACCCTGGGCGTCACCTTCGAGTACAGCCTGGCAGACGGGACGGACGTGTCT GGTTCCTGGACCATCGAGGGAGACATGATGAAGGGCGTTTTCGTCAGGAAGGACAATGGGAAGCAACTGACCACAACCAGAGTTGTTCAAGGCGACGAGCTTATCCAG AGTTACTCCTACGACGGCGTGGATGCAAAGAGGATTTTCAAGAGGAGTTAA
- the usp53b gene encoding inactive ubiquitin carboxyl-terminal hydrolase 53 encodes MKWKEPMARPNHQLPPTSMSSRSKSPPKSGEAAGSNSKTWVKMFKKPGKGLKKSYQPGSMMSLALTKGLMNEPGQNSCFLNSAVQVLWQLDIFRRSLRHLSGHFCLGDACIFCALKSIFSQFQQSRERVLPSDSLRNALAETFKDEQRFQLGLMDDAAECFENILERIHLHIVSDPTTDSCCSKSCITHQKFAMMLYEQFVCRCCGASSDPHPFTEFVHYVSTTALCQQVNRMLGKNRPDMFGELLQAANSTGDLRSCPSDCGQSIKIRRVLLNCPEIVTIGFVWDSEQSDLTDDVIWSLGPRLNLCGLFNRVSDENAKRCELHLVGMICFSSKHYSAFAYHTKSSKWMFFDDATVKEIGSKWKDVASKCIRGHFQPLLLFYTNPEGSPVSNEDAPRQTTMCPRYKAQVNGDVTVKLPHGSPSKFPDAFTNSLQRPNEMSRKDRGHRKTELPQHKETAPPRSSSPHENGPRTNPDPKMKGVLRKSANLSSKGSQEPRGQSISPQAGRHAQKSNASPNCYEPESSQEQWEKVGSEGGRSKCKSAWRPVREVLNVDNVLSELEQRRQSQHDGKLPAQERVTAEETQERGRESLRAREERKQMCLMTIYEDEQRHESESHSSVESEIRVSQQRAGKLRSGPKTLLRSDTWTIQRTESGYESSDRLSSGSTNPDSPGVDGLMVKDQRSTPETQQQSQPQQKGDDATSPSPSHNGKHQLKPQGKNHDQLSHLHQKCSPSLRRKSKYTSNTSRKGVSSERDSTGSDRQGGEPELSICRGLAEDSSTLRHITKTSSSEWNSSDDLALSEPEDRENAYRSGGSEAVASESPCPQITLSYHAPSNAAPETFQLSGQRQQGATGAPNPRSSLQASPHQGEVSHAVFRPRMLQEPFTSNPRPSPYFSPHRKPDIPALRTFSDASSKSGSDPERSTPSSCESEDRLTGCRADQLPPTQEVSLTTYFNVDNCMTETYRLKYHNQRPLVLSATVPRTVVMTDGRDSRHTRTATYSQDVPKARAETSHNSNKPTAKWNPVTAKGLDERGFL; translated from the exons ATGAAATGGAAGGAGCCCATGGCCAGACCAAACCACCAGCTCCCACCCACCAGTATGTCCAGCCGCAGCAAGTCTCCCCCCAAGTCTGGAGAAG CTGCAGGCTCTAACTCCAAAACATGGGTTAAGATGTTCAAGAAACCTGGGAAAGGCCTGAAAAAGTCCTACCAGCCTGGGAGCATGATGTCTCTGGCTCTCACCAAAGGCTTGATGAACGAGCCAGGGCAAAACAGCTGCTTCCTTAACAGCGCCGTTCAG GTACTTTGGCAGCTGGACATTTTCAGGAGAAGCTTGAGGCATCTCTCAGGCCACTTCTGCCTTGGCGACGCCTGCATCTTCTGCGCTTTAAAG agtaTCTTCAGCCAGTTTCAGCAGAGCAGGGAGCGCGTGCTTCCCTCCGACAGCCTCCGAAACGCTCTGGCTGAAACCTTCAAGGACGAGCAGCGCTTCCAACTGGGCCTGATGGACGACGCTGCCGAATGCTTT gagaacatccTGGAGAGGATCCACCTGCACATAGTTTCAGATCCCACCACCgacagctgctgctccaaaTCCTGCATCACTCACCAGAAGTTTGCAATGATGCTGTATGAGCAG TTTGTGTGTCGATGTTGCGGCGCTTCTTCGGACCCACACCCTTTCACGGAGTTTGTACACTACGTCTCCACCACGGCTTTATG TCAACAAGTCAACCGCATGTTGGGGAAGAACCGACCAGACATGTTTGGAGAGTTGCTGCAGGCAGCAAACAGCACAGGCGACCTCCGAAGTTGCCCG AGCGACTGTGGCCAGAGCATTAAGATTCGCCGGGTGCTCCTGAACTGTCCAGAGATCGTCACCATTGGGTTCGTGTGGGATTCCGAGCAGTCTGATCTCACCGACGACGTCATCTGGTCCCTCGGCCCTCGTTTGAACCTGTGCGGG CTCTTCAACCGCGTTTCTGATGAAAACGCCAAGCGGTGTGAGCTGCATCTTGTAGGCATGATCTGCTTTTCCAGTAAACATTACTCAGCGTTTGCCTACCACACCAAATCTTCCAAGTGGATGTTTTTTGATGATGCAACTGTGAAAGAG ATTGGATCCAAATGGAAAGATGTAGCCTCGAAATGCATCCGGGGGCATTTTCAGCCACTCCTTTTATTTTACACCAACCCTGAGGGGTCCCCGGTGTCGAATGAAGACGCACCGAGACAAACCACCATGTGTCCTCGGTACAAGGCTCAAGTGAACGGTGACGTAACAG TGAAACTTCCCCACGGCAGTCCCAGCAAATTTCCTGACGCTTTCACCAACAGTTTGCAGAGGCCGAACGAAATGTCAAGAAAGGACCGCGGACATCGGAAAACGGAGCTGCCGCAGCACAAAG AGACGGCCCCTCCCAGATCTTCATCTCCTCACGAGAACGGTCCGAGGACAAACCCGGATCCCAAAATGAAAGGCGTGCTGCGCAAGTCCGCAAATCTTTCAAGCAAAGGGTCTCAGGAGCCGCGTGGACAGTCCATCAGCCCGCAGGCTGGGAGACACGCCCAAAAGAGTAACGCCTCCCCGAACTGTTACGAACCGGAGAGCAGCCAGGAGCAGTGGGAAAAGGTTGGAAGCGAAGGAGGCCGCAGTAAGTGCAAGTCCGCCTGGAGGCCCGTTCGGGAGGTGCTCAATGTCGACAACGTCCTGAGCGAGCTGGAGCAGCGGCGTCAGAGTCAACACGACGGTAAGCTTCCCGCCCAAGAAAGAGTCACCGCCGAAGAAACCCAAGAGCGGGGACGTGAGAGTCTACGCGCGAGAGAAGAGCGCAAGCAGATGTGCTTAATGACGATTTACGAGGACGAGCAGCGTCACGAGAGCGAGAGCCACAGCTCCGTGGAGTCGGAGATCCGGGTCAGCCAGCAGAGGGCTGGAAAACTGCGGAGTGGCCCTAAAACGCTCCTGCGCAGCGACACCTGGACCATTCAGAGGACAGAATCAGGCTATGAAAGCAGCGACAGGCTCAGCAGCGGCTCCACCAATCCTGACTCGCCTGGTGTCGATGGCTTGATGGTTAAAGATCAGAGATCCACTCCAGaaacgcagcagcagag TCAGCCGCAGCAGAAAGGAGACGACGCCACATCCCCCTCGCCGTCACACAATG GTAAACATCAACTCAAACCTCAGGGGAAGAACCATGACCAACTTTCACATTTACATCAAAAATGCAGTCCAAGTTTGAG ACGAAAGTCAAAGTACACTTCTAATACCTCCAGAAAGGGAGTGTCTTCAGAGAGGGACTCCActgggtcagacaggcaggGTGGGGAGCCAGAGCTGTCAATCTGTAGAGGGCTCGCAGAAGACAGCTCCACACTGAGGCATATCACAAAAACCAGCAGCTCAGAGTGGAACAGCTCAGACGATTTGGCGCTCTCGGAGCCCGAAGACAGAGAGAACGCGTACCGCTCCGGCGGCAGCGAGGCCGTGGCCTCCGAGTCTCCGTGTCCTCAGATAACGCTGTCCTACCACGCTCCCAGCAACGCCGCGCCGGAAACTTTCCAGCTCAGCGGCCAGCGTCAGCAGGGCGCCACGGGGGCACCCAACCCGCGCTCGTCCCTGCAGGCCTCCCCTCACCAGGGCGAAGTCAGCCACGCCGTGTTCCGTCCGCGGATGCTCCAAGAGCCCTTCACGTCCAATCCTCGCCCGTCACCTTATTTCAGTCCACACCGGAAGCCCGACATTCCGGCCCTCAGAACCTTCTCGGACGCAAGTTCCAAGTCAGGCTCGGACCCGGAGAGGAGCACGCCGTCGTCCTGCGAAAGTGAGGACAGGCTAACTGGGTGCAGAGCGGACCAGCTGCCACCGACCCAGGAGGTTTCCCTGACGACGTACTTTAACGTGGACAACTGTATGACGGAGACGTACCGTCTCAAGTACCACAACCAGAGGCCCCTTGTCCTCTCCGCCACGGTGCCGCGGACGGTGGTGATGACCGATGGCAGGGATTCGCGGCACACGCGCACTGCCACGTACTCACAAGATGTGCCAAAAGCCAGAGCTGAAACAA GCCATAATAGCAATAAACCCACCGCAAAGTGGAACCCGGTGACAGCCAAAGGACTGGACGAACGCGGTTTCTTATGA
- the myoz2b gene encoding myozenin-2 isoform X3 — protein sequence MDLGKKLSIPKDIMLEELSLLSNRGSRLFKMRQRRSEKYTFENIQNEANMQLSNDLLNVNAVTVEIKVDPPAEDDAANADNAAVSEVPAVQSNTSTMPRSYHSPWEQEILGDPNLAETIKQRMPAPDPLPNLPEYKSFNRVATPFGGFDKAPRTITFKLPELDLNPPNFPELQAPGIKRPSFNRTAQGWITEGTHMIIPTIPLESIEVPESDDL from the exons ATGGACCTTGGAAAGAAGCTCAGCATTCCTAAGGACATCATGTTGGAGGAGTTGTCCCTGCTGTCCAACAGAGGCTCGCGTCTTTTCAAGATGCGTCAGAGGAGATCTGAGAAATACACGTTTGAGAACATCCAAAACGAGGCAAACATGCAGCTCAGC AATGACCTTTTAAATGTAAACGCAGTCACTGTGGAGATTAAAGTGGATCCTCctgcagaagatgatgctgcaaaCGCCGACAACGCCGCTGTTTCAG AAGTGCCTGCGGTTCAGTCCAACACCTCCACCATGCCGAGGTCCTACCACTCCCCTTGGGAACAGGAGATTCTCGGTGATCCCAACCTCGCTGAAACCATCAAACAAAGAATGCCAGCGCCAGATCCACTACCAAATCTTCCCGAGTACAAAAGCTTTAATCG GGTGGCCACTCCGTTTGGTGGCTTTGACAAAGCTCCTAGAACCATCACCTTCAAGCTTCCGGAGTTGGATCTAAACCCGCCAAATTTCCCTGAGCTGCAGGCACCGGGGATTAAGCGGCCCAGCTTCAACAGGACAGCTCAGGGCTGGATAACGGAGGGAACCCACATGATCATACCCACCATACCCCTGGAGTCCATTGAAGTCCCAGAGTCTGATGACCTGTAG
- the myoz2b gene encoding myozenin-2 isoform X1: MSQFCTMPAGERKKRAAAICREVHGSNGDLMDLGKKLSIPKDIMLEELSLLSNRGSRLFKMRQRRSEKYTFENIQNEANMQLSNDLLNVNAVTVEIKVDPPAEDDAANADNAAVSEVPAVQSNTSTMPRSYHSPWEQEILGDPNLAETIKQRMPAPDPLPNLPEYKSFNRVATPFGGFDKAPRTITFKLPELDLNPPNFPELQAPGIKRPSFNRTAQGWITEGTHMIIPTIPLESIEVPESDDL; this comes from the exons ATGTCACAGTTCTGTACAATGCCagctggagagaggaagaaacgtGCGGCAGCTATTTGCCGAGAGGTCCACGGCAGCAACG gAGACTTAATGGACCTTGGAAAGAAGCTCAGCATTCCTAAGGACATCATGTTGGAGGAGTTGTCCCTGCTGTCCAACAGAGGCTCGCGTCTTTTCAAGATGCGTCAGAGGAGATCTGAGAAATACACGTTTGAGAACATCCAAAACGAGGCAAACATGCAGCTCAGC AATGACCTTTTAAATGTAAACGCAGTCACTGTGGAGATTAAAGTGGATCCTCctgcagaagatgatgctgcaaaCGCCGACAACGCCGCTGTTTCAG AAGTGCCTGCGGTTCAGTCCAACACCTCCACCATGCCGAGGTCCTACCACTCCCCTTGGGAACAGGAGATTCTCGGTGATCCCAACCTCGCTGAAACCATCAAACAAAGAATGCCAGCGCCAGATCCACTACCAAATCTTCCCGAGTACAAAAGCTTTAATCG GGTGGCCACTCCGTTTGGTGGCTTTGACAAAGCTCCTAGAACCATCACCTTCAAGCTTCCGGAGTTGGATCTAAACCCGCCAAATTTCCCTGAGCTGCAGGCACCGGGGATTAAGCGGCCCAGCTTCAACAGGACAGCTCAGGGCTGGATAACGGAGGGAACCCACATGATCATACCCACCATACCCCTGGAGTCCATTGAAGTCCCAGAGTCTGATGACCTGTAG
- the myoz2b gene encoding myozenin-2 isoform X2: MSQFCTMPAGERKKRAAAICREVHGSNGDLMDLGKKLSIPKDIMLEELSLLSNRGSRLFKMRQRRSEKYTFENIQNEANMQLSNDLLNVNAVTVEIKVDPPAEDDAANADNAAVSVPAVQSNTSTMPRSYHSPWEQEILGDPNLAETIKQRMPAPDPLPNLPEYKSFNRVATPFGGFDKAPRTITFKLPELDLNPPNFPELQAPGIKRPSFNRTAQGWITEGTHMIIPTIPLESIEVPESDDL, from the exons ATGTCACAGTTCTGTACAATGCCagctggagagaggaagaaacgtGCGGCAGCTATTTGCCGAGAGGTCCACGGCAGCAACG gAGACTTAATGGACCTTGGAAAGAAGCTCAGCATTCCTAAGGACATCATGTTGGAGGAGTTGTCCCTGCTGTCCAACAGAGGCTCGCGTCTTTTCAAGATGCGTCAGAGGAGATCTGAGAAATACACGTTTGAGAACATCCAAAACGAGGCAAACATGCAGCTCAGC AATGACCTTTTAAATGTAAACGCAGTCACTGTGGAGATTAAAGTGGATCCTCctgcagaagatgatgctgcaaaCGCCGACAACGCCGCTGTTTCAG TGCCTGCGGTTCAGTCCAACACCTCCACCATGCCGAGGTCCTACCACTCCCCTTGGGAACAGGAGATTCTCGGTGATCCCAACCTCGCTGAAACCATCAAACAAAGAATGCCAGCGCCAGATCCACTACCAAATCTTCCCGAGTACAAAAGCTTTAATCG GGTGGCCACTCCGTTTGGTGGCTTTGACAAAGCTCCTAGAACCATCACCTTCAAGCTTCCGGAGTTGGATCTAAACCCGCCAAATTTCCCTGAGCTGCAGGCACCGGGGATTAAGCGGCCCAGCTTCAACAGGACAGCTCAGGGCTGGATAACGGAGGGAACCCACATGATCATACCCACCATACCCCTGGAGTCCATTGAAGTCCCAGAGTCTGATGACCTGTAG